The following are encoded in a window of Rosa chinensis cultivar Old Blush chromosome 4, RchiOBHm-V2, whole genome shotgun sequence genomic DNA:
- the LOC112197356 gene encoding katanin p80 WD40 repeat-containing subunit B1 homolog KTN80.3 isoform X1, which translates to MTTKRAYKLQEFVAHTSAVNCLKIGRKTSRVLVTGGEDHKVNLWAIGKPNALLSLSGHTSGIDSVSFDSSEVLVAAGAASGTIKLWDLEEAKIVRTLTGHRSNCISVDFHPFGEFFASGSLDTNLKIWDIRKKGCIHTYKGHTRGVNAIRFTPDGRWVVSGGEDNTVKLWDLTAGKLLHDFKCHEGQIQCIDFHPHEFLLATGSADRTVKFWDLETFELIGSAGPETTGVRSLTFSPDGRALLCGLHESLKVFSWEPIRCHDAVDVGWSRLSDLNVHEGKLLGCSYNQSCVGVWVVDISRIEPYAISNASRLNGHSESKPLSGGNLSVLNENAARSSLGRLSVSQSSDSLVKETKSLGRLSVSQNSDPAKEPKFLTSTGSVPGTPQRISLNSSPKTIVASSVSVPSATTLKRNSVKTSVPTFNKSDVIPVIVPRTSVRSELAAESRKEASVAGRTMPFSSQSKTNDFRKFSNTREEVDKPTVSIVSESTTSKASELSSAVDGSGFSTVISSSQGIDTEKNMKDDRCIGPGKQETSSLMEPTASYQHESSETRGHKVMRDAYSAEGQRGGRMRSIAVNFERRDRYSNYEGPTSDSTMVTASAMNPLNAVKQRGYPTSTEKETVSASDEDAIADLLEKHDQFVSSMQSRSAKLQAVYRYWQRNDVKGVIGAMEKMSDHAVIADVISIMADKIDIVTLDVCTCLLPLLTGLLESNMDRHLGISLEMLLKLVRIFGSVIYSTLSASSSVGVDIEAEQRLERCNMCFMELEKVKCCLPALTRRGGSIAKSAQELNLALQEVS; encoded by the exons ATGACTACTAAGCGCGCTTACAAATTAC AGGAATTCGTAGCACATACTTCCGCCGTCAATTGCCTCAAGATTGGCAGGAAAACTTCCAGGGTTCTTGTTACTGGCGGAGAAGATCACAAGGTCAATCTTTGGGCCATTGGCAAACCCAATGCCTTACTC AGTTTGTCTGGACACACCAGTGGCATTGATTCAGTAAGCTTTGATTCTTCAGAGGTCTTAGTAGCTGCAGGTGCTGCAAGTGGTACAATTAAGCTTTGGGATTTGGAGGAGGCAAAAA TTGTTCGCACCCTTACTGGTCACAGATCCAATTGTATATCTGTCGACTTCCATCCTTTTGGAGAGTTCTTTGCATCTGGCTCCCTGGACacaaatttaaaaatatggGATATCAGGAAGAAGGGGTGTATTCACACATACAAAGGCCACACACGAGGAGTCAATGCTATCAGGTTTACCCCAGATGGACGTTGGGTTGTTTCTGGTGGAGAGGACAACACTGTGAAg TTGTGGGATCTGACTGCTGGAAAGCTCCTGcatgattttaaatgtcatgagggCCAGATACAATGCATAGACTTTCATCCCCATGAATTCCTACTAGCAACAG GTTCGGCAGATAGGACAGTTAAATTTTGGGATCTTGAAACCTTTGAGCTAATTGGCTCCGCTGGACCTGAG ACAACTGGAGTGCGTTCTTTGACTTTTAGTCCGGATGGGAGGGCCCTACTCTGTGGATTGCATGAAAGTTTGAAG GTATTCTCGTGGGAACCAATAAGATGCCATGATGCCGTGGATGTGGGATGGTCACGATTGTCAGATCTTAATGTTCATGAGGGGAAGCTTCTTGGATGCTCCTACAATCAGAGTTGTGTTGGAGTGTGGGTTGTAGACATCTCG CGCATTGAGCCATATGCAATCAGTAATGCTAGCAGATTGAATGGGCACTCAGAATCAAAACCATTGTCTGGTGGTAATCTGTCAGTACTCAATGAGAACGCTGCTAGATCTAGTTTGGGCCGGCTCTCTGTTTCCCAAAGTTCAGATTCTCTAGTGAAGGAAACAAAATCTCTTGGAAGGTTATCAGTTTCCCAAAATTCAGATCCCGCCAAGGAGCCAAAATTTTTGACAT CCACTGGAAGTGTTCCTGGTACTCCTCAAAGGATCAGTCTGAACTCCAGTCCAAAAACTATTGTTGCTAGTTCAGTGTCAGTTCCTAGTGCAACAACCCTGAAAAGGAATTCCGTCAAGACCAGTGTTCCGACCTTTAACAAGTCGGATGTCATACCTGTAATTGTGCCTAGAACTAGTGTCAGGTCAGAGCTGGCCGCCGAGTCTAGAAAAGAAGCCAGTGTTGCTGGAAGAACAATGCCATTCTCTTCGCAGTCAAAGACGAATGATTTCCGAAAGTTTTCCAATACCAGAGAAGAAGTGGATAAGCCAACTGTCTCTATAGTTTCTGAATCGACGACTTCTAAGGCTAGTGAGTTAAGCAGTGCTGTAGATGGGAGCGGTTTCTCAACAGTTATAAGCTCAAGCCAAGGAATCGATACCGAAAAAAACATGAAGGATGACAGATGCATTGGACCTGGGAAGCAGGAAACAAGTTCACTGATGGAGCCAACTGCTAGCTACCAGCATGAAAGTT CTGAAACTCGAGGGCATAAGGTGATGAGAGATGCATACTCTGCTGAAGGTCAAAGAGGAG GTAGAATGAGGTCAATTGCTGTAAATTTTGAGAGAAGAGATAGATATTCTAACTATGAGGGACCTACCTCCGATTCTACCATGGTAACAGCATCTGCAATGAACCCTTTGAATGCG GTTAAGCAGAGAGGCTATCCTACATCTACTGAAAAAGAAACGGTATCTGCTAGTGATGAGGATGCTATTGCAGATCTTTTGGAAAAACATGACCAATTTGTTAGCTCCATGCAATCTCGTTCAGCCAAGTTACAG GCAGTGTATAGATATTGGCAGAGAAATGATGTTAAGGGGGTAATTGGTGCGATGGAGAAGATGTCGGATCATGCT GTCATTGCTGATGTAATTAGCATTATGGCGGACAAAATTGACATTGTCACCCTGGATGTATGCACTTGTCTTCTGCCACTCCTCACTGGCCTTCTAGAAAGCAACATGGACAG gCATTTAGGCATTTCTTTAGAAATGCTGCTCAAGCTGGTTAGAATATTTGGTTCTGTTATCTATTCAACATTATCAGCATCATCATCTGTTGGTGTAGATATTGAAGCCGAGCAAAG GCTGGAGCGTTGCAACATGTGTTTCATGGAGCTTGAAAAGGTCAAATGCTGTTTGCCTGCTCTTACCAG AAGAGGAGGATCAATTGCAAAGTCTGCACAAGAGTTGAATTTAGCTCTTCAAGAAGTTTCATGA
- the LOC112197356 gene encoding katanin p80 WD40 repeat-containing subunit B1 homolog KTN80.3 isoform X2 produces the protein MTTKRAYKLQEFVAHTSAVNCLKIGRKTSRVLVTGGEDHKVNLWAIGKPNALLSLSGHTSGIDSVSFDSSEVLVAAGAASGTIKLWDLEEAKIVRTLTGHRSNCISVDFHPFGEFFASGSLDTNLKIWDIRKKGCIHTYKGHTRGVNAIRFTPDGRWVVSGGEDNTVKLWDLTAGKLLHDFKCHEGQIQCIDFHPHEFLLATGSADRTVKFWDLETFELIGSAGPETTGVRSLTFSPDGRALLCGLHESLKVFSWEPIRCHDAVDVGWSRLSDLNVHEGKLLGCSYNQSCVGVWVVDISRIEPYAISNASRLNGHSESKPLSGGNLSVLNENAARSSLGRLSVSQSSDSLVKETKSLGRLSVSQNSDPAKEPKFLTSTGSVPGTPQRISLNSSPKTIVASSVSVPSATTLKRNSVKTSVPTFNKSDVIPVIVPRTSVRSELAAESRKEASVAGRTMPFSSQSKTNDFRKFSNTREEVDKPTVSIVSESTTSKASELSSAVDGSGFSTVISSSQGIDTEKNMKDDRCIGPGKQETSSLMEPTASYQHESSETRGHKVMRDAYSAEGQRGGRMRSIAVNFERRDRYSNYEGPTSDSTMVTASAMNPLNAVKQRGYPTSTEKETVSASDEDAIADLLEKHDQFVSSMQSRSAKLQAVYRYWQRNDVKGVIGAMEKMSDHAVIADVISIMADKIDIVTLDVCTCLLPLLTGLLESNMDRHLGISLEMLLKLVRIFGSVIYSTLSASSSVGVDIEAEQRLERCNMCFMELEKVKCCLPALTRGGSIAKSAQELNLALQEVS, from the exons ATGACTACTAAGCGCGCTTACAAATTAC AGGAATTCGTAGCACATACTTCCGCCGTCAATTGCCTCAAGATTGGCAGGAAAACTTCCAGGGTTCTTGTTACTGGCGGAGAAGATCACAAGGTCAATCTTTGGGCCATTGGCAAACCCAATGCCTTACTC AGTTTGTCTGGACACACCAGTGGCATTGATTCAGTAAGCTTTGATTCTTCAGAGGTCTTAGTAGCTGCAGGTGCTGCAAGTGGTACAATTAAGCTTTGGGATTTGGAGGAGGCAAAAA TTGTTCGCACCCTTACTGGTCACAGATCCAATTGTATATCTGTCGACTTCCATCCTTTTGGAGAGTTCTTTGCATCTGGCTCCCTGGACacaaatttaaaaatatggGATATCAGGAAGAAGGGGTGTATTCACACATACAAAGGCCACACACGAGGAGTCAATGCTATCAGGTTTACCCCAGATGGACGTTGGGTTGTTTCTGGTGGAGAGGACAACACTGTGAAg TTGTGGGATCTGACTGCTGGAAAGCTCCTGcatgattttaaatgtcatgagggCCAGATACAATGCATAGACTTTCATCCCCATGAATTCCTACTAGCAACAG GTTCGGCAGATAGGACAGTTAAATTTTGGGATCTTGAAACCTTTGAGCTAATTGGCTCCGCTGGACCTGAG ACAACTGGAGTGCGTTCTTTGACTTTTAGTCCGGATGGGAGGGCCCTACTCTGTGGATTGCATGAAAGTTTGAAG GTATTCTCGTGGGAACCAATAAGATGCCATGATGCCGTGGATGTGGGATGGTCACGATTGTCAGATCTTAATGTTCATGAGGGGAAGCTTCTTGGATGCTCCTACAATCAGAGTTGTGTTGGAGTGTGGGTTGTAGACATCTCG CGCATTGAGCCATATGCAATCAGTAATGCTAGCAGATTGAATGGGCACTCAGAATCAAAACCATTGTCTGGTGGTAATCTGTCAGTACTCAATGAGAACGCTGCTAGATCTAGTTTGGGCCGGCTCTCTGTTTCCCAAAGTTCAGATTCTCTAGTGAAGGAAACAAAATCTCTTGGAAGGTTATCAGTTTCCCAAAATTCAGATCCCGCCAAGGAGCCAAAATTTTTGACAT CCACTGGAAGTGTTCCTGGTACTCCTCAAAGGATCAGTCTGAACTCCAGTCCAAAAACTATTGTTGCTAGTTCAGTGTCAGTTCCTAGTGCAACAACCCTGAAAAGGAATTCCGTCAAGACCAGTGTTCCGACCTTTAACAAGTCGGATGTCATACCTGTAATTGTGCCTAGAACTAGTGTCAGGTCAGAGCTGGCCGCCGAGTCTAGAAAAGAAGCCAGTGTTGCTGGAAGAACAATGCCATTCTCTTCGCAGTCAAAGACGAATGATTTCCGAAAGTTTTCCAATACCAGAGAAGAAGTGGATAAGCCAACTGTCTCTATAGTTTCTGAATCGACGACTTCTAAGGCTAGTGAGTTAAGCAGTGCTGTAGATGGGAGCGGTTTCTCAACAGTTATAAGCTCAAGCCAAGGAATCGATACCGAAAAAAACATGAAGGATGACAGATGCATTGGACCTGGGAAGCAGGAAACAAGTTCACTGATGGAGCCAACTGCTAGCTACCAGCATGAAAGTT CTGAAACTCGAGGGCATAAGGTGATGAGAGATGCATACTCTGCTGAAGGTCAAAGAGGAG GTAGAATGAGGTCAATTGCTGTAAATTTTGAGAGAAGAGATAGATATTCTAACTATGAGGGACCTACCTCCGATTCTACCATGGTAACAGCATCTGCAATGAACCCTTTGAATGCG GTTAAGCAGAGAGGCTATCCTACATCTACTGAAAAAGAAACGGTATCTGCTAGTGATGAGGATGCTATTGCAGATCTTTTGGAAAAACATGACCAATTTGTTAGCTCCATGCAATCTCGTTCAGCCAAGTTACAG GCAGTGTATAGATATTGGCAGAGAAATGATGTTAAGGGGGTAATTGGTGCGATGGAGAAGATGTCGGATCATGCT GTCATTGCTGATGTAATTAGCATTATGGCGGACAAAATTGACATTGTCACCCTGGATGTATGCACTTGTCTTCTGCCACTCCTCACTGGCCTTCTAGAAAGCAACATGGACAG gCATTTAGGCATTTCTTTAGAAATGCTGCTCAAGCTGGTTAGAATATTTGGTTCTGTTATCTATTCAACATTATCAGCATCATCATCTGTTGGTGTAGATATTGAAGCCGAGCAAAG GCTGGAGCGTTGCAACATGTGTTTCATGGAGCTTGAAAAGGTCAAATGCTGTTTGCCTGCTCTTACCAG AGGAGGATCAATTGCAAAGTCTGCACAAGAGTTGAATTTAGCTCTTCAAGAAGTTTCATGA